A single genomic interval of uncultured Desulfobacter sp. harbors:
- the gatA gene encoding Asp-tRNA(Asn)/Glu-tRNA(Gln) amidotransferase subunit GatA produces MNLHTLTIAQAQDLLAKKEISSVELTRAFLDRIDKYDNTISAFITVDPDLALKQAEQADRIIADGQSRAFTGIPVALKDVLCTKGVKTTCASKILENFVPQYDATVVEKFKAQDAVLIGKANMDEFAMGSSTENSAFFVTRNPWNTDHVPGGSSGGSAAAVAARFCAGAVGTDTGGSIRQPASHCGVVGLKPTYGRVSRFGVVAYASSLDQVGPITRDVTDAAMMLNLMGGHDPKDSTSAPEPMPDFTKGIAMFKDQGLSGMTAGIPKEFLSLEGIDPEVKTMFENARKTLEGLGVTIKEISLPHTNYAVAAYYIIAPCEASANLARFDGVRYGVRDMDSDDLIEMYKKTKSKGFGLEVQRRIIIGTYSLSSGYYDAYYGRASQVRALIMDDFKQAFKECDIILSPVAPTPAFKIGEKVEDPLTMYLSDIFTLSCNLAGIPGISVPAGISSTGLPMGLQMMSRHFDEMSLIRAGYGFEQTVSKHPEFPEL; encoded by the coding sequence ATGAATCTGCATACCCTGACCATTGCCCAGGCCCAGGATCTTCTGGCCAAAAAGGAAATATCTTCTGTTGAACTGACAAGGGCCTTCCTTGATCGTATTGATAAATATGACAACACTATTTCAGCGTTTATCACTGTTGATCCGGACCTTGCCTTGAAACAGGCTGAACAGGCGGACCGGATTATTGCCGACGGCCAGAGCCGGGCGTTTACCGGCATCCCCGTGGCCTTGAAAGATGTTTTATGTACAAAGGGAGTCAAAACCACCTGTGCATCTAAAATTCTTGAGAACTTTGTGCCCCAATACGATGCCACCGTGGTGGAGAAATTTAAAGCCCAGGATGCCGTGCTCATCGGCAAGGCCAATATGGATGAATTTGCCATGGGGTCTTCCACCGAGAATTCAGCCTTTTTTGTTACCCGCAATCCCTGGAATACAGATCATGTGCCTGGGGGCTCATCCGGCGGATCTGCCGCTGCCGTGGCGGCCCGGTTCTGTGCCGGGGCCGTGGGTACGGACACCGGCGGTTCCATCCGTCAGCCCGCATCCCATTGCGGCGTGGTGGGCCTGAAACCCACGTATGGCCGGGTGTCGCGGTTTGGCGTGGTGGCCTATGCGTCATCCCTGGACCAGGTGGGGCCCATTACCCGGGATGTGACGGACGCGGCCATGATGCTCAATCTCATGGGCGGCCATGACCCCAAAGATTCCACCAGTGCACCTGAACCGATGCCTGATTTTACAAAAGGCATTGCCATGTTTAAGGATCAGGGCCTTTCCGGAATGACCGCAGGTATCCCCAAGGAATTTTTAAGCCTTGAAGGCATTGATCCCGAAGTCAAAACAATGTTTGAAAATGCCCGGAAAACCCTGGAAGGGTTGGGCGTTACCATTAAAGAGATTTCCCTGCCCCATACCAATTATGCGGTGGCGGCCTATTATATCATTGCCCCCTGTGAAGCCAGTGCCAACCTGGCCCGGTTCGACGGGGTGAGATACGGGGTCAGGGATATGGATTCCGACGATCTCATTGAGATGTACAAGAAAACCAAGTCCAAAGGATTTGGACTGGAGGTCCAGCGCCGGATTATTATCGGCACCTATTCCCTGTCTTCGGGGTATTATGATGCCTATTACGGCCGTGCCTCCCAGGTCCGGGCCCTGATCATGGATGATTTTAAACAGGCCTTTAAAGAATGCGACATTATTCTGTCTCCTGTGGCGCCCACCCCAGCCTTTAAAATCGGTGAGAAGGTGGAAGATCCTTTGACCATGTATTTGAGCGATATTTTTACCCTGTCCTGTAATCTGGCAGGTATCCCCGGGATTTCAGTGCCTGCAGGTATCTCCTCCACCGGGCTTCCCATGGGGCTTCAGATGATGTCCCGGCATTTTGATGAAATGTCCCTGATCCGGGCAGGATATGGATTTGAACAGACTGTGAGTAAACATCCTGAATTCCCTGAATTATAA
- the mutL gene encoding DNA mismatch repair endonuclease MutL encodes MNRIRILPDILSNQIAAGEVVQRPVSVVKELVENAMDAGADRIIVEIENGGKTLIRVSDNGCGLSRDEAVLALERYATSKIYTKEDLFSISTFGFRGEALPSIASVSNFSLVSRTADNSTGTRVDMNGGKLSGVTDTGAPVGTMVEVRRLFFNTPARRKFLKSENTESGHIADALAGLAMGNPGVGFRLLVNRRSVKSYPPGQTLFQRAQMVLGKEVADQLYEMQWPQTNEDADSRLPGLSIRGVCANPGVTRSTANRIFLFVNRRLVYDRGLISAMFQGYRGRIMKGRYPVGAVCVDLPCDQVDVNVHPTKREIKFITPGPVYKALSLAVANALFRGQDDELSYAKAVMAEKKESPTPVQAALKSAFLPETEKKMTPDLFESVSTPQSPPVYDAFDSPPESFQAAEPREKSWTPVPETKLPAQAPLSDLQNQSSDQGITTPLSVPEPFRATQSGFRVIGQVLNIYIVVEKENHLILVDQHAAHERIVFEQLLNRHKRMDVQSQSLAVPEVLELSHKEALILESIMADLADLGIRVEPFGGTSFVIKAVPVLVEEKQVGPMVVEMVEKISLANGTGIKDDWLEDALATMACHRSVRGGQSMSLKEMTALVEQLFTCENPMHCPHGRPVFVSFDARTLEKLFKRLV; translated from the coding sequence ATGAACCGAATTCGCATTCTTCCTGATATTTTGTCCAACCAGATCGCTGCCGGTGAAGTGGTGCAGCGACCGGTTTCCGTGGTTAAGGAACTGGTGGAAAACGCCATGGATGCCGGGGCGGACAGAATAATTGTGGAGATTGAAAACGGCGGGAAAACCTTAATCCGTGTTTCGGATAACGGGTGCGGGCTTTCCCGGGATGAGGCGGTGCTGGCACTGGAGCGGTATGCCACATCCAAAATCTACACCAAGGAAGACCTGTTTTCCATTTCAACGTTCGGATTCAGGGGCGAGGCCCTGCCGTCCATTGCGTCCGTATCAAATTTTAGTCTTGTATCCCGTACCGCGGATAACTCTACCGGTACCCGGGTGGACATGAATGGCGGCAAGCTTTCCGGTGTAACCGATACCGGCGCGCCTGTGGGCACCATGGTGGAAGTCAGGCGACTGTTTTTCAACACCCCGGCCCGAAGAAAATTTTTAAAAAGTGAAAATACGGAGTCCGGCCATATTGCCGATGCCCTGGCCGGCCTTGCCATGGGAAATCCCGGGGTGGGATTTCGCCTTCTGGTGAATCGCAGATCCGTAAAAAGCTATCCCCCGGGCCAGACCCTTTTCCAGCGGGCCCAGATGGTGTTGGGTAAAGAGGTGGCGGACCAGCTGTACGAAATGCAGTGGCCGCAAACGAATGAAGACGCAGACAGCCGTTTGCCGGGATTATCTATCCGCGGGGTGTGTGCCAATCCCGGTGTTACCCGCAGTACGGCCAACCGGATTTTTCTGTTTGTCAACCGGCGCCTTGTGTATGACAGAGGGTTGATCTCCGCCATGTTCCAAGGGTACCGGGGCAGAATCATGAAGGGGCGGTATCCTGTGGGGGCGGTGTGTGTGGACCTGCCCTGCGACCAGGTGGACGTAAACGTGCACCCGACTAAACGTGAAATTAAATTTATTACCCCCGGCCCTGTATATAAAGCCTTATCCCTTGCCGTGGCAAACGCCTTGTTCCGTGGTCAGGATGATGAATTGTCCTATGCCAAGGCTGTTATGGCTGAAAAAAAAGAATCCCCAACACCCGTCCAGGCGGCTCTCAAGTCCGCATTCCTGCCGGAAACAGAAAAAAAAATGACGCCGGACTTGTTTGAAAGCGTTTCTACCCCGCAGTCGCCACCTGTGTACGACGCGTTTGATTCACCCCCTGAATCCTTTCAGGCTGCTGAACCCCGGGAAAAATCCTGGACACCGGTACCGGAAACAAAACTGCCCGCCCAGGCCCCTTTATCTGACCTTCAAAATCAATCGTCAGATCAGGGTATCACAACGCCCCTTTCGGTACCGGAACCGTTTCGGGCAACGCAGTCCGGGTTTAGGGTCATCGGCCAGGTGCTCAATATTTATATTGTGGTGGAAAAGGAGAACCACCTGATACTGGTGGACCAACATGCCGCCCACGAGCGCATCGTCTTTGAGCAGTTGTTAAACCGTCACAAGCGTATGGATGTCCAAAGCCAGTCCCTGGCGGTTCCCGAAGTGCTGGAATTGAGCCACAAGGAAGCGTTGATCCTTGAATCCATCATGGCGGATTTGGCTGATCTGGGCATTCGCGTTGAACCCTTTGGCGGAACATCATTTGTAATAAAAGCCGTACCTGTGCTGGTGGAAGAAAAGCAGGTGGGGCCCATGGTAGTGGAAATGGTGGAAAAAATCAGCCTGGCCAACGGCACTGGCATCAAGGATGACTGGCTTGAAGACGCCCTGGCCACCATGGCCTGCCACCGGTCCGTGCGGGGCGGACAGTCCATGTCACTAAAAGAAATGACAGCGCTTGTGGAACAGTTGTTTACATGTGAAAATCCCATGCACTGCCCCCATGGGCGTCCCGTTTTTGTGTCCTTTGATGCCCGCACTCTTGAAAAGCTGTTCAAAAGACTTGTGTGA
- a CDS encoding FG-GAP-like repeat-containing protein has translation MRKFTQTFFAFKTVLAVLTFFAFWATAGTGLCSDAKTVAVFPFEMNSSQDLGFLQNGLFSMLSSRLSDAGKVDVLDRETVDKALAGAKASGLVKGAFNEGVARDLGAQMGVDYVLFGSLTHYGESISLDASMVDVSGKKDTVAFFEQSNTMGDVIPLVNSFAGDINMRMFNRNIDNKMYARPQEQNPTLGGLQYSGGPGLYGGGMMAMQASQGFTTHLKMEEVIRAMATGDLNKDGRLQIVTATDSALQIYHLEGNLLTKEIQLDYKSYLRIIALDVADINGNGYPEIFVTAMTINRETLSSFVVEYNGSSYATLQDGLSYYFRVIDSLDGNPVLYAQDKGRGPYVGKIYTMTPTNDTYQEEKAIRVPKGTSVLSLAWGPVREDSGHEFLSINQHHRLVLINDAGSDEWESTEKYGKTNNYWITGEPTADQTVREREYLNPRIKFHPVGEDQKKKVFLITNNEFGAGSLGRIKRFKEGLVEVMSWNGIALAPVFQTVPLQGWVSDFSIADIDNDGTEELLISVVTRSKVAILAKDKASNIISYKLK, from the coding sequence ATGCGAAAATTCACGCAAACATTTTTTGCTTTCAAAACAGTGCTTGCTGTTTTAACTTTTTTTGCTTTCTGGGCAACAGCCGGCACAGGATTGTGCAGTGACGCAAAAACCGTGGCTGTCTTCCCCTTTGAAATGAATTCGTCCCAGGATCTTGGTTTCCTGCAGAACGGATTGTTCTCAATGCTTTCCTCAAGGCTTTCCGATGCCGGAAAAGTGGATGTTCTGGATCGGGAAACCGTTGACAAAGCCCTGGCCGGGGCAAAGGCAAGCGGGCTTGTTAAAGGCGCTTTCAATGAAGGGGTTGCCCGGGATTTAGGCGCGCAGATGGGTGTGGATTACGTCCTTTTCGGCAGCCTTACCCATTATGGGGAAAGCATCAGTTTAGATGCCTCTATGGTGGATGTTTCAGGGAAAAAGGATACAGTTGCTTTTTTTGAGCAGAGCAATACCATGGGCGATGTTATTCCCCTGGTGAACTCTTTTGCCGGTGATATCAACATGAGGATGTTCAACCGCAATATTGACAACAAGATGTATGCCCGGCCCCAGGAACAAAATCCGACCCTTGGGGGGCTGCAGTATTCGGGCGGCCCCGGCCTATATGGCGGCGGCATGATGGCCATGCAGGCAAGCCAGGGATTCACCACCCATCTTAAAATGGAGGAAGTGATCCGGGCCATGGCCACCGGCGACCTGAACAAAGACGGCCGTCTTCAGATTGTTACGGCAACGGATTCCGCACTTCAAATATACCATCTTGAGGGTAATCTGCTCACCAAGGAAATCCAGCTGGATTACAAATCCTATTTAAGAATTATCGCGCTGGATGTGGCGGATATCAACGGCAACGGATATCCGGAGATTTTTGTCACGGCCATGACAATCAACCGGGAAACCCTTTCTTCTTTTGTGGTGGAATATAATGGTTCATCCTACGCAACGCTTCAGGACGGCCTGTCCTACTATTTTCGCGTGATTGATTCTTTGGACGGCAATCCCGTGCTCTATGCCCAGGATAAAGGCAGAGGCCCGTATGTCGGAAAAATTTACACCATGACGCCGACCAATGACACCTATCAGGAGGAAAAAGCCATCCGTGTACCCAAGGGCACATCCGTGCTTTCCCTGGCCTGGGGACCGGTCCGGGAGGACAGTGGTCATGAATTTTTAAGCATTAACCAGCATCATCGGCTGGTGCTTATCAACGATGCCGGGTCAGATGAATGGGAAAGTACGGAAAAATACGGGAAGACCAATAATTATTGGATTACAGGGGAACCGACTGCCGATCAAACTGTCCGGGAACGCGAGTATTTAAATCCCAGAATCAAATTTCATCCCGTGGGAGAGGATCAGAAAAAGAAGGTTTTTTTGATTACAAATAATGAGTTTGGCGCCGGTTCCCTTGGGCGGATTAAACGGTTCAAGGAGGGGCTTGTTGAAGTCATGTCCTGGAACGGTATCGCCCTTGCCCCGGTATTCCAGACCGTACCTTTGCAGGGCTGGGTTTCTGATTTTAGTATTGCCGATATAGATAATGACGGAACAGAAGAACTGCTGATTTCCGTTGTAACCCGGTCTAAAGTCGCCATCCTTGCCAAGGATAAGGCGTCGAATATTATTTCTTATAAGTTGAAATAA
- a CDS encoding porin, with protein MKKIIVAVAALALMAGSAYAADWNFYGSARVSTFWSDTDADGVDDWDDVDDYLDDVQYDQQLQTNARIGAKVKVSDELTGRFEYGASGGSANVRLLYGEWDFGAGKLLVGKDYVPMYLTGSNQVVDNDAALSGWGEIDGSRQAQIKLTFGGFQIAFVENNTNYYGALDAIDEIDAAVDVVIPMIQAQYALTWDNLVFTLAGGYQTFDVDNGTVDDDVTSWGLGLDVAATFGAFSITGQVNGGTNVGNIYNIDVSSIALGSGYAAIDDGKVIDNDAMGFRVAVAYAFNDMFGVELGYGYQQTEFDMSGSEEDEVQSYYIQFPITLAPGVHVVPEVGVVDYMDNAQGNSESETTYFGAKWQINF; from the coding sequence ATGAAAAAAATTATTGTAGCTGTTGCAGCACTTGCTCTGATGGCAGGCTCTGCGTATGCAGCCGACTGGAACTTCTATGGGTCTGCTCGTGTATCTACGTTCTGGTCTGATACCGATGCTGATGGTGTTGATGATTGGGATGACGTTGATGATTATTTGGATGACGTTCAGTATGATCAACAACTTCAAACCAATGCACGTATTGGCGCCAAGGTTAAAGTTTCCGACGAACTGACAGGCCGTTTTGAATACGGCGCTTCCGGTGGGAGTGCCAACGTCCGTCTGCTTTACGGCGAATGGGATTTTGGTGCGGGCAAACTGCTCGTTGGTAAGGATTATGTACCCATGTATCTGACTGGTTCAAATCAGGTAGTTGATAATGATGCCGCACTTTCAGGATGGGGCGAAATTGACGGTAGCCGTCAGGCTCAGATTAAGCTGACTTTCGGCGGTTTCCAGATTGCTTTTGTTGAAAATAACACTAATTATTATGGTGCCCTTGACGCAATAGACGAAATCGATGCTGCTGTTGATGTTGTTATTCCTATGATTCAGGCTCAGTATGCCCTCACTTGGGACAACTTGGTATTCACTCTGGCTGGTGGTTATCAGACTTTTGATGTTGATAACGGAACCGTTGATGATGATGTAACTTCCTGGGGTCTTGGTCTTGATGTTGCTGCTACCTTCGGCGCTTTCAGCATTACCGGTCAGGTTAACGGCGGTACCAACGTTGGTAACATTTACAATATTGACGTAAGTAGTATTGCTCTTGGATCAGGGTACGCTGCTATTGATGATGGCAAAGTCATTGATAACGACGCCATGGGTTTCCGTGTAGCCGTTGCTTATGCCTTTAATGACATGTTTGGTGTAGAACTTGGTTATGGTTACCAGCAGACTGAATTCGATATGTCCGGATCTGAAGAAGACGAAGTCCAATCTTACTACATTCAGTTCCCCATCACCTTGGCTCCAGGCGTCCATGTAGTTCCTGAAGTAGGTGTTGTTGATTACATGGACAACGCGCAAGGTAATAGTGAGAGTGAAACCACCTATTTCGGCGCTAAATGGCAGATCAACTTCTAA
- a CDS encoding porin, which translates to MKKIIVAIAALALMAGSAYAAEWNFYGSARVSTFWSDTDADGVDEWDDVDDYLDDVQYDQQLQSNARIGAKVKVSDELTGRFEYGASGGSANIRLLYGEWNFGVGKLLVGQDYTPMYLPGSNQVVNNDNALDGWGNVNGNLRKAQIKLTFGGLQIAFVENNTKYYGALDAIDEIDAAVDVVIPMIQAQYALTWDNLVFTLAGGYQTFDVDNGTVDDDVTSWGLGLDVAATFGAFKITGQVNGGTNVGNIYKIDVSSIALGSGYAAIDDGKVIDNDAMGFRVTVAFAFNDMFGVELGYGYQQTEFDMSGSEEDEVQAYYIQFPVTLAPGVHVVPEVGVVDYMDNAQGNSESETTYFGAKWQINF; encoded by the coding sequence ATGAAAAAAATTATTGTAGCTATTGCTGCACTTGCTCTCATGGCAGGCTCTGCGTATGCAGCTGAATGGAACTTCTATGGGTCTGCTCGTGTATCTACGTTCTGGTCTGATACCGATGCTGATGGTGTTGATGAGTGGGATGATGTTGATGATTATTTGGATGATGTTCAGTATGATCAACAACTTCAAAGCAATGCCCGTATTGGCGCCAAGGTTAAAGTTTCCGACGAACTGACCGGCCGTTTTGAATACGGCGCTTCCGGTGGGAGTGCCAACATCCGTCTGCTTTACGGCGAATGGAACTTTGGCGTAGGCAAACTGCTCGTTGGTCAGGATTATACGCCCATGTATCTGCCTGGTTCAAATCAGGTCGTCAATAATGATAACGCACTTGATGGATGGGGTAATGTTAATGGTAACCTCCGTAAAGCTCAGATTAAGCTGACTTTCGGCGGTCTCCAGATTGCTTTTGTTGAAAATAACACTAAATATTATGGTGCCCTTGACGCAATAGACGAAATCGATGCTGCTGTTGATGTTGTTATTCCTATGATTCAGGCTCAGTATGCCCTCACTTGGGACAACTTGGTATTCACCCTGGCTGGTGGTTATCAGACTTTTGATGTTGATAACGGAACCGTTGATGATGATGTAACTTCCTGGGGCCTTGGTCTTGATGTTGCTGCTACCTTCGGCGCTTTCAAAATTACCGGTCAGGTTAACGGCGGTACCAACGTTGGTAACATTTACAAAATTGACGTAAGTAGTATTGCTCTTGGATCAGGGTACGCTGCTATTGATGATGGCAAAGTCATTGATAACGACGCCATGGGTTTCCGTGTAACCGTTGCTTTTGCCTTTAATGACATGTTTGGTGTAGAACTTGGTTATGGTTACCAGCAGACTGAATTCGATATGTCCGGATCTGAAGAAGACGAAGTCCAAGCTTACTACATTCAGTTCCCCGTCACCTTGGCTCCAGGCGTCCATGTAGTTCCTGAAGTAGGTGTTGTTGATTACATGGACAACGCGCAAGGTAATAGTGAGAGTGAAACCACTTATTTCGGCGCTAAATGGCAGATCAACTTCTAA
- a CDS encoding reverse transcriptase domain-containing protein, whose product MTLKRALKGLMALWIRYAVRRVNIPKPDGRQRPLGIPTIRDRVTQMAALLILEPIFEADFLDCSYGFRPGRSAHDALKEIHKNLKQGRKAVYDADLAGYFDSIPHDNLMKCLQMRITDRSVLKLIRMWLKAPVIDTDGKGRTKVTRNKKGTPQGGVCSPLLANIYLHWFDKVFNFSSGPANWANARIIRYADDRVPRRQTLLQ is encoded by the coding sequence ATGACATTGAAAAGAGCCCTGAAGGGTCTGATGGCTTTGTGGATTCGCTATGCAGTACGCAGGGTCAATATACCGAAACCTGATGGCAGGCAACGCCCTCTGGGAATACCGACCATCCGGGACAGGGTTACACAAATGGCGGCGCTATTAATCCTTGAACCCATCTTTGAAGCAGATTTCTTGGATTGTTCGTACGGGTTTCGTCCCGGCCGATCAGCCCATGATGCGCTAAAAGAGATTCACAAGAATCTAAAACAAGGACGTAAAGCTGTTTATGATGCGGACCTGGCGGGATACTTTGACTCAATTCCCCATGATAACTTGATGAAATGCTTGCAGATGCGTATCACTGACCGGTCAGTATTGAAGCTGATACGAATGTGGCTGAAAGCCCCGGTAATAGATACGGATGGAAAAGGTAGGACGAAGGTAACCCGTAATAAAAAGGGAACCCCTCAAGGGGGAGTCTGCTCTCCACTCCTTGCAAACATATACTTACATTGGTTTGACAAGGTGTTCAACTTTTCCTCAGGTCCTGCAAACTGGGCCAACGCTCGCATAATCAGATACGCTGATGACCGTGTGCCACGAAGGCAGACACTGTTGCAATAA
- a CDS encoding DNA-primase RepB domain-containing protein: MERILWKICNYFSHRFSLAVLDESTGKWPVVPSPKNIPYLKAENASGRHILIKPDSAIQPYYFLADDLDSALLTRQHQLKPGVFKPGRMIIETSPGNYQVWIHSSRPLDLAEKRY; the protein is encoded by the coding sequence ATGGAAAGAATCTTATGGAAAATCTGTAATTATTTTAGCCATCGCTTCAGCCTGGCTGTCCTTGATGAATCAACAGGAAAATGGCCGGTCGTACCTTCCCCTAAAAATATCCCCTATCTTAAAGCCGAAAATGCAAGCGGCAGACACATCCTGATTAAACCGGATTCTGCGATCCAGCCTTATTACTTTCTTGCAGACGATTTAGACAGCGCCCTGCTCACCCGGCAGCACCAATTAAAACCTGGAGTTTTTAAACCCGGCAGAATGATCATAGAAACTTCGCCCGGCAATTATCAGGTATGGATTCATAGTTCCCGTCCCCTTGATCTTGCGGAAAAACGGTATTAG
- a CDS encoding ATP-binding protein codes for MNDKQLLAYYGLKWNPFLPSIPVEALWHPPTMNSFIFRLENMTMNGGFALISGEPGLGKSKTLQLIAHKFGKLDEVVVGVMERPQSSVGDFYREMGVLFGVNLSPANRYGGFKDLRERWKNHVKTTLFRPILIIDEAQEMLTGCLNELRLLNSTDFDSQNLLTTVLCGDTRLPERFRTRALMSLGSRMQFRMKLDPYIREDLMNYMDHCLNTTGAPHLMTKTLIKTLVDHCAGNLRVLNNMACEMLTAGIEKELSQLDEKLFIEIFSRQPPSKKT; via the coding sequence ATGAACGACAAACAACTTTTGGCTTATTACGGCCTTAAATGGAATCCGTTTTTACCCAGCATTCCGGTGGAAGCCTTATGGCATCCACCCACGATGAACAGCTTTATTTTTCGTCTTGAAAATATGACCATGAACGGTGGGTTTGCTCTGATCAGCGGTGAACCGGGCTTGGGCAAATCCAAAACACTGCAGCTTATTGCCCATAAATTCGGCAAACTTGACGAGGTTGTTGTCGGGGTAATGGAACGTCCCCAAAGCAGTGTCGGTGATTTCTACCGGGAAATGGGTGTGTTGTTCGGTGTCAATCTAAGTCCTGCCAACCGCTACGGCGGATTCAAGGACCTTCGTGAACGCTGGAAAAATCATGTAAAAACGACCTTGTTCCGGCCCATCCTTATTATAGACGAAGCCCAGGAGATGCTGACCGGCTGTTTAAACGAGCTGCGTCTGTTAAACAGCACGGATTTTGACTCCCAAAATCTGCTGACCACTGTGTTGTGTGGAGATACCCGTCTGCCGGAACGATTCAGAACAAGGGCGTTGATGTCTCTGGGAAGCCGGATGCAGTTCCGGATGAAGCTGGACCCTTATATCAGGGAGGATCTGATGAACTATATGGATCATTGCCTGAACACTACCGGCGCACCACATTTGATGACCAAAACGTTGATCAAAACCCTCGTGGACCATTGTGCCGGTAATTTACGGGTTCTGAACAATATGGCCTGTGAAATGTTGACCGCCGGTATCGAAAAAGAACTCAGCCAACTGGATGAAAAACTTTTCATTGAAATTTTTTCCAGACAACCACCCAGCAAAAAAACATAG
- a CDS encoding DDE-type integrase/transposase/recombinase gives MNSKIQSPVDKWALFRFSVVGSLLANPPAKGELRKELERLSRKIYIHPITNESTVFHFSTIEAWYYKAKNAQDPIVALGRKIRSDYGGSIVFTPELIRMLGRQYRTYPNWSYKLHADNFAAELQEKKESVAIPSYASVRRRMVEKGWARKPSAKKKQTAGMKTAAQRFENHEIRSYEAEYVHGLWHLDFHEGSLRVVDNNGNWYTPKALCILDDHSRLCCHIQWYLGETTQDLIHGLTQAFFKRGLPRALMTDNGAAMTSHEFCNGLKKTGILHETTLPYSPYQNGKQEAFWGTLEGRLMAMLGRVNPLTLAYLNDSSQAWVEMEYNKNKHRDIGMPPIKCLLEGKDVARPAPDDEHMRFAFTVCESRKQRKSDGTVSINGVRFEIPSRFHHMLQLHVCFTNWDKTQKRSFKPIFFAQFLDPSRKNS, from the coding sequence ATGAACAGTAAAATTCAAAGCCCGGTTGATAAATGGGCTTTATTCCGCTTTTCCGTTGTTGGCAGTTTGCTTGCAAATCCACCGGCGAAGGGAGAACTGCGCAAAGAATTGGAGCGGCTCTCCAGGAAGATTTACATCCACCCCATCACAAATGAATCAACTGTTTTTCATTTTTCAACCATTGAAGCCTGGTATTACAAAGCCAAAAATGCCCAGGACCCTATTGTTGCCCTGGGCAGAAAAATTCGTTCAGACTACGGGGGATCAATTGTATTCACCCCGGAACTGATCCGGATGCTAGGCAGACAATACCGAACCTATCCAAACTGGAGCTATAAGCTGCATGCCGATAATTTTGCAGCAGAACTTCAGGAGAAAAAGGAGTCAGTCGCCATCCCTTCCTACGCCAGTGTCAGGAGACGTATGGTAGAAAAGGGATGGGCCAGGAAACCATCGGCAAAGAAAAAGCAGACAGCGGGTATGAAGACGGCTGCACAGCGGTTTGAAAATCATGAAATCCGTAGCTATGAGGCAGAATATGTGCACGGCCTGTGGCACCTGGATTTTCATGAAGGCAGTCTGCGGGTGGTAGACAACAACGGCAACTGGTACACACCTAAAGCCCTATGTATCCTTGACGACCATTCCCGTCTGTGTTGCCACATCCAATGGTATTTGGGTGAAACAACCCAGGATTTAATCCATGGTTTGACCCAGGCATTTTTTAAGCGGGGACTGCCCAGGGCATTAATGACAGACAACGGCGCTGCCATGACTTCCCATGAATTTTGTAACGGTCTTAAAAAGACTGGGATACTCCATGAAACGACATTACCCTACAGCCCATATCAAAACGGTAAACAGGAGGCCTTCTGGGGTACCCTTGAAGGCCGTTTGATGGCCATGTTGGGCCGGGTAAACCCTTTAACCCTGGCTTATCTTAATGACAGCAGTCAGGCCTGGGTTGAAATGGAGTATAACAAAAATAAGCATCGTGATATCGGTATGCCACCAATCAAATGCTTGCTGGAAGGCAAAGACGTTGCCCGTCCGGCACCGGATGATGAACACATGCGGTTCGCCTTTACAGTCTGCGAATCCAGAAAGCAAAGGAAGTCTGACGGTACCGTGTCCATCAACGGCGTCAGGTTTGAAATTCCTTCCCGGTTTCATCACATGCTGCAATTGCATGTATGCTTTACCAATTGGGATAAAACCCAAAAACGCAGTTTTAAGCCTATTTTTTTTGCACAGTTTTTGGACCCATCACGAAAAAACAGTTAA